In the genome of Gloeotrichia echinulata CP02, one region contains:
- a CDS encoding ATP-binding protein, which yields MVSTQVNIPGYQVSEQLYNGSRTLVYRAVREIEVNSTPEQGTEFIIYLPIWASSN from the coding sequence ATGGTTAGCACCCAAGTCAATATTCCCGGATATCAAGTCAGCGAGCAACTCTACAACGGTTCCAGAACCCTGGTTTATCGAGCAGTGCGAGAGATTGAAGTTAATTCAACTCCAGAACAAGGCACAGAATTTATTATTTATCTTCCCATTTGGGCTAGCAGCAACTGA